A stretch of DNA from Paenibacillus albus:
AAATACCCCGTTATAGCTTGCGGTAAACCCAAATCGCTGCAATTAATCCAGCGATGCTAAGTAGGCTGATTTCAATTCGAAGTGAGAAATTGTAGCTGAGCACGAGCAAATCCGCTGCCGGCGCCCACTTGATCGTCGTAGTTTTTGTGAGGAACGAAAGTCCTGGTACTTCTGACAGCCACTTGGAAAGAAGTGCGCCTGTCAATAATCCAATGAGCAGAAATAATAAAAATACCCAGAAATTTTTCTTCATGTTCTTACGTCCCTCGCCATAATTTGACACGTACACTTTATTATACGCGGGGAAGGAACGCATTACAATGCATCCATGGAAGCAAACCAACCTTTCTGTGTGAATACGGCTTCCATCAATGCTTTTTGCATGGACCACAAGTAGGCTTCTGACGGCTTCTTCACATATGCATCGGCAGCCAGTGCCGCCGTGTTGATGGATTGTACAAGCTTCAGCAGTGCATTCTTATTCACTTTATCCGTCATACCGGCTTCCATGAGCGATGCGGATTGTGTCCAGGTCTCATGCTGCTGTTTCCAAGCTCCTGCAGCTAATCCGCCCGTGCTGCTGCCGCTTAATTGCTCCAAGGTTAACGAATCCAGCTTCGTTAACAGCTCGTTCGTTTGCGAGAAGAATGATTCCACGACCGATCTGTCGCCTTTGAAAGGAATCGAAGAAACAGCAGGCAGCTCGATCGGCTTCACATAAACGTCCATCCCGGTCAGCAGCTGACCGAGCAATGCCGCGTTGTCTTTGTCTGTCGACATCCCCACATAGACACGATAGTCCTCGCTTGACGTTAAGGACGCCGCTGCCAGCCCCTTATCATTCAGCTCGTTCACGGCAGCATCGAGCCCCTCTTTGTTGCTGAATACGCCATATTGAAGCATATAGTACGTAGTTGCGGGCACTTTTACTTGCACCAGCGCTGCTTGCGAGTTCGCTTGGTTGCCGCTGTTTATAGCCCCGCCGGATGCGTTTGTTGTTGTATTGGAATCCTTACTCACATTCGCATTCTTGTCCGTACCGGATGCAGCAGTATCCGTGCTCGCTTCTGAGGACGGCTTGCTCGTTACAGGTGCTGCATCATTACCGGTTGTAGCATCCCCGCCAGTGAATAGTGTTAGCACAAAATAACCAAATAACGCCCCAGTCGCGATTGCCCCAGCGACCGATGCAAATACTTTATACCATGACGGTCCTCTGTTCGGACGTTGCGATGAACCCGTTAAATAAGAACCAAGGGAAGGTCTAGCGTTGCGGTCATTGCTGCTTGCTCTTCGATAACGATCTTCCTCTTCCACATCTATGATCGGGTACATATCTATGACCTGCGTAGACTGCTGCGGGCGCTTGACAGGCACTTGCGCCTCTTCGTATTCATCGCCCAGCAGAATCGGTTCGAGCACATCCGTCTCTGGGTATGGCTGGATTTCAGTGTAGAAACGCTTCTGATCGGATGAATGCTGCTTCCGCTGTTGATTTTGTTCGGCTGAATCTCGGACCTGCTCCTCTGCGCGACCCTGCTTTTGTCTAGGGATTTGCCCGTCAGCCTCACGAATTAGCTGTTCCAGCGCTTGGGCGTCATTTTGGAAGGAGCTGTTCCATGGTCCTATATCGGAAGTGAATTTAAGTTCCTCTTGAAAAAAAGGTACGACATTCGCGGAATTATCGCGCTGCTTCTCTTCCTGCTTCGGCTCCATCCGTGCTCCGCTTCGCTGATCGAAACGATAGGTAATGCGTCCTTTATTATTCATCGCTCTCGCTCCTTGTCCACATACTCTAGTACGAGTCTATGAAAAAGTTGAGAGGAGTATGACTCTTGAATCGGTCAACCATGCACATTCGTTGACAGGAATATTCCTTGTGAGGTATATTCAAACCATGAATTCGACTATGAGCGCTCTTGCTGAGCCTAACCGATTACGAATCGTCGAGCTTCTGCGAGACGGCCCGCGTACTGTGGGGGAAATCGCCGAAAGACTGGAACTGAATCAACCGCAAGTATCCAAACATCTTCGCGTGCTTCTTGAAGCTGGACTCGTTGAGGTGCACCCCGTTGCCAATCGGCGAATCTACAAGCTGGGAACAGCGCCGCTCAAGGAGCTTGACGACTGGGTCAGTTCTTTTCGCCGCTTCTGGGAAGGAAAGTTCGATGATATGGAGAATTATTTGCGCAAGCTGCAGGCGAAGGATTCGAACCAAGAAGAGTAGCAACCCCCTTCATCCGGTGGCTGCTACTCGATGTATCTCTAGCAACACTCGCCTAATCTACTAGGAAAGCTGAGAATCGGAAGTCCGATTTCTCAGCTTTTTTCATGGATCCCAGTGAGCCATAACTCTCGCGTGAGGAGCGAAGGCCATCCGTTATTCGATTCTTGTTCTAACGAACTGCAGAAACGCTATTGGGCCAAAATGGCAGCCTTACGAATTCTAACGAATCCTAGTAACGCTACTAAGCAATAAACCTTCAATTACTAGCGAAATACAGTTACATTACGTTACCTGAATTCGTTAGAAGTTCAGTTTGGGCGAATTCGAGTAAATAACGACTCGTGAGTTCGTTAGAACTCCCGGCCTATGTAAGCGTCGTTTGTTTACGTAATCTGCTAGCCAAACGCCTACAAGTTGAAACAAAGTAATCCGCTGGAACCCCCTCCTTCCCATCACTTTCACCTCCGTGTAGTCCGCTTAACGAGATTTTCCCTAAAAGCAGAAGGAATTCCCTGATTTATCCAGAATAGTACCTCTAACCACAAAAGGAGGAATCTCTGTGAACAAGTTGGAGTTGAAGCAAGAGCTAGAGAGCAAGTATCCTCATACGGAAGCAAGATTAAAACGGATAGAATGCATATATATACCGGTGACAAACGCTGAAGCGGCAAAGCAGTTCTTTATGAAGTATGGTTTAGTCACGTTATCTGCTCAAGGCAATGTGAAGCTTGGCTCCGGGCAAGGGATCTTCTTCCTAGAGACGACGATGAAACAAACATCGAACTTCGTGACCCACGATTGGGATGAGCATAATGAACAGCATGAAATGGAAGCTGCTTGTTTCGAGGTATCCGAAATTGAGGAGCTCTACCATCACATGAAAGAAGATGGAGCGAATGTTTCGGAGCTCAAAGATAATGGCGGCTGTGGTTGGTCGTTTACTTTCCATGATCCCGATGGCAATAAATTTGCGGCGTGGCAGGATATCAACTAAAGTAAGTGACGCTGAGCGCAAAAAAAAGCTGAGAATTCGGATTTCCGATTCTCAGCTTTTTAAATTAAAACAGTAATCTCCCCCACCAATCGAACCTCATCATGCGCCTCTGTCCCCCAAACGTTAGACCATTCGGGTGTCCAGAGGGACGAGTCCCTCCAGCGGCTCCCTCCTACGGAGGGAGCCGCTGGAGGGATTTAGGGAGGTGGAAGTTGATTTAGAGTTTGAACTTTGAACTTTGAACTTTGATTAGTTAAGGGTATCGCTGTAAGGACCTCTCCCTCAAGCCTTCCCGCGGAGCGTCTTCGCAAGAGAATCCGCTACCTTCCAAATATCGCCAGCACCCATCGTTATAACGAGATCACCTGGCTTGACTTGATCGGTCAGCACCGCCAACGCTTCCTCTTTGGTCGGATAGTACGACGTATTCGCGTTGCTGTTCTTGATGATCATCTCCACAAGCTTCTTGGAGTGAACACCTTCGATCTGCTGCTCTCCGGCAGGCGAATAAATATCCGTGATTAGCACTTCATCCGCTTCCGAGAACGCACGGCTGAACTGCTCAAGCAAGAAGAACGTGCGCGTATACCGCTGCGGCTGGAACACCGCAACGATCCTTTTGCCCGTCGACTTGGCAGCGCTAATCGTCGCCTGAATCTCCGTCGGATGATGAGCATAATCATCAATTACGAGAATATCATTCACTTCGCCGAGCACCTGGAATCTGCGTTTCGCACCACGGAAATCAACGATGGCCTCTGCAATCGCTTCGAACGATACGCCTGCTTGCAAGCACGTAATGACCGTTGCCATCGCATTGTACACATTGTGGCGGCCCGGAACGGACAGCTCAATGCGGCCAAGCAGCTGGTCGTGACGCGTCATATCGAACGATGCTTTACGATCGCCAAGTGTAATATTAGTCGCACGGTAAATCGCCTCATGGTCAATGCCGTACGTAAGTACGCCTTCATGCCCAAGAGGACCTGCGATAAGCTCTGGAAGCATCGCCTGCATATTCTCATCGTCTGCACAGACGATCGCTTTGCCGTCTTGTCGCACTTGGCTTAAGAACTGCACGTAAGCTGCTTTTAATTTATTGAAATCACCGTCGTAGTTTTCGAGATGATCAGGTTCTATATTCGTCACGATGGCAATCGTAGGATGGTACTGCAGGAACGAGCCGTCACTCTCATCCGCTTCCGCAACGACATAATCGCCTTTGCCGGCTTTGGCGTTCGTGCCAACATTGACGATTTCGCCGCCAATGATATAAGTCGGATCGAGCTGGCAATTCTCCATCACCAGTGCGATCATCGAGGACGTCGTTGTTTTGCCGTGCGCGCCGGCGACAGCGACTCCTTTGCCGTTATTCATTAGTCTTGCAAGCATTTGAGCGCGGTGAAGAATCGGAATGTTCAGCTCTTCCGCAGCGACGCGCTCGACATTATCGCGGGATAACGCCGTCGAGTATACGACCAAGTCCGCTCCTTTGACATGCTCCGGCTCGTGACCGATGTAAATACGCGCCCCTTTGGCTGCAAGCTTCTCCGTAAGCTCTTGCCCGGCAACGTCTGAGCCTGTCACTTTATAGCCCATCTCCAGCATGACGCGCGCGATGGCGCTCATGCCGTAACCGCCAATACCGATGAAATGAACGTGCTCTGCTGTGTTCAAAGACGGTTCACCAACCTTTTTCAGAATCCTTATTGTAGAGCAATTGGGAGCGGACGTCTGCAATTAAGTAGAGCGTTCCGGAAACGACCGCCAAATCAGCATGACCAGTTAAACCTTGCAGTCTTTCAAGCGCCTGCTTCCAATCCGGTTCAACGATGAGCTCGAAAGGACGGTCAACTGATTCACGAATCTCGCTGACGAGCTCAGCCAGCTCCGCAGCAGGCATTGCCTTGCGGAAATTAGGCTCAGTCACGATAAGCGTATCCACTAGAGGTAGTATATGCTTGAGCGTGTCACGATGATTCTTATTCGATAGCATCCCCATCATGAGATGCAGACGCTCGTACGAATACGTATCACGAAGTGCCGCAGCCAATGTCTCTGCGCCTTCCGGATTATGCGCGCCGTCGATAAGCAGACGTGGCGACTGCTTAATCATCTCGAGGCGTCCCGGCCAAGCCGCCGTGCGAAGCCCTTCCCGAAGGTCTTCATCCTCAATGATAGCCGCGTAATACTGCCGCATCACTTCAAGCGTCATGACAGCTACAGCTGCATTCGTCCGTTGATGTGCGCCATTCAGCGTAATCGTGAGCGGTTCGATAGAACGGAACATGCCGTCAAAACGGAAAGTTTGCTCGTTTTCCGATACTTGAAGCGCTGTTTCATGGAACTTTTCTCCGAGGAGATAGAGCGAGCTGTTCTTCGCCTTAGCTGTCGATGCGACAACGTCTATCGCTTCCGGCTGCGTCACTGCGCTGACAACCGGTACGCCTGCCTTAATAATACCCGCCTTCTCAGCCGCAACAGCCTCGATCGTATCGCCGAGAATATCCATATGATCATGACCGATATTCGTAATAACCGATACAAGCGGCGTCACGATATTCGTCACATCCATGCGTCCGCCCAGTCCTGTTTCCCAAACGACAAAATCAGGGTATGCGACTGTGCCGTAATACAAAATCGCCAGCGCCGTCGATACTTCAAACATGGTAGGCGAGCCTAGCTCGGTCTGTGCGATCGCTTCGACATGAGGCTTCAGCTTGTTCGAGAGCATAAGCAGCGTTTCTTCGGGAATGTCCGCATCGTTGTACTTGAAACGGTTCGTAAAGCTCGTTATGTAAGGAGACGTGAACGTCCCCACATCATAGCCGCAGCGCAGCAGCACGCTGGTCAAATAAGCGCAAACTGAGCCTTTGCCATTCGTACCTGCCACATGAATAAATTTAAGCCGGCGCTCCGGATTCCCGAACAGCTCCATCAGCTTCTTGATCCGCTCCATGCCGGGGCGAATGCCGAAGGGGACGAGCCCTACGATCCAATCTCTTGCTTCCTCATAGGTTGCAAGCGGCGCCGATAACTGTTGTTCAGTCATTATGATTTCCTTCTTCCTTCTACAGCGAAATGCTGCGAATTGACAAGCTAAGAAGGGCTGTATTAGCCCTTCAGCTCCTCAATGCGCGCAAGCACTTTCTCGCGTTTCTCCGCATAATCAGCCATTTTCGCACGTTCTTCTTCAATGACCTTCGCCGGCGCTTTCGCAACGAAGCCTTCATTGCCAAGCTTCTTCTCCACGCGCTCAACTTCACTTGTCAAATTCGCAACCTCTTTGTTCAATCGAGCAATCTCTTGCTCAATGTCGATGAGGCCGGCTAGCGGCAAGTACATTTGAGCGCCTGTTACGATTGCAGTCATCGCTTTATCAGGAGCGGCGAGCGCTTCACTAATCTCAAGCTTCGACGT
This window harbors:
- a CDS encoding VOC family protein, whose amino-acid sequence is MNKLELKQELESKYPHTEARLKRIECIYIPVTNAEAAKQFFMKYGLVTLSAQGNVKLGSGQGIFFLETTMKQTSNFVTHDWDEHNEQHEMEAACFEVSEIEELYHHMKEDGANVSELKDNGGCGWSFTFHDPDGNKFAAWQDIN
- a CDS encoding DUF4321 domain-containing protein, yielding MKKNFWVFLLFLLIGLLTGALLSKWLSEVPGLSFLTKTTTIKWAPAADLLVLSYNFSLRIEISLLSIAGLIAAIWVYRKL
- a CDS encoding ArsR/SmtB family transcription factor; translated protein: MNSTMSALAEPNRLRIVELLRDGPRTVGEIAERLELNQPQVSKHLRVLLEAGLVEVHPVANRRIYKLGTAPLKELDDWVSSFRRFWEGKFDDMENYLRKLQAKDSNQEE
- a CDS encoding bifunctional folylpolyglutamate synthase/dihydrofolate synthase; translation: MTEQQLSAPLATYEEARDWIVGLVPFGIRPGMERIKKLMELFGNPERRLKFIHVAGTNGKGSVCAYLTSVLLRCGYDVGTFTSPYITSFTNRFKYNDADIPEETLLMLSNKLKPHVEAIAQTELGSPTMFEVSTALAILYYGTVAYPDFVVWETGLGGRMDVTNIVTPLVSVITNIGHDHMDILGDTIEAVAAEKAGIIKAGVPVVSAVTQPEAIDVVASTAKAKNSSLYLLGEKFHETALQVSENEQTFRFDGMFRSIEPLTITLNGAHQRTNAAVAVMTLEVMRQYYAAIIEDEDLREGLRTAAWPGRLEMIKQSPRLLIDGAHNPEGAETLAAALRDTYSYERLHLMMGMLSNKNHRDTLKHILPLVDTLIVTEPNFRKAMPAAELAELVSEIRESVDRPFELIVEPDWKQALERLQGLTGHADLAVVSGTLYLIADVRSQLLYNKDSEKGW
- a CDS encoding SPOR domain-containing protein, whose translation is MNNKGRITYRFDQRSGARMEPKQEEKQRDNSANVVPFFQEELKFTSDIGPWNSSFQNDAQALEQLIREADGQIPRQKQGRAEEQVRDSAEQNQQRKQHSSDQKRFYTEIQPYPETDVLEPILLGDEYEEAQVPVKRPQQSTQVIDMYPIIDVEEEDRYRRASSNDRNARPSLGSYLTGSSQRPNRGPSWYKVFASVAGAIATGALFGYFVLTLFTGGDATTGNDAAPVTSKPSSEASTDTAASGTDKNANVSKDSNTTTNASGGAINSGNQANSQAALVQVKVPATTYYMLQYGVFSNKEGLDAAVNELNDKGLAAASLTSSEDYRVYVGMSTDKDNAALLGQLLTGMDVYVKPIELPAVSSIPFKGDRSVVESFFSQTNELLTKLDSLTLEQLSGSSTGGLAAGAWKQQHETWTQSASLMEAGMTDKVNKNALLKLVQSINTAALAADAYVKKPSEAYLWSMQKALMEAVFTQKGWFASMDAL
- the murC gene encoding UDP-N-acetylmuramate--L-alanine ligase, translated to MNTAEHVHFIGIGGYGMSAIARVMLEMGYKVTGSDVAGQELTEKLAAKGARIYIGHEPEHVKGADLVVYSTALSRDNVERVAAEELNIPILHRAQMLARLMNNGKGVAVAGAHGKTTTSSMIALVMENCQLDPTYIIGGEIVNVGTNAKAGKGDYVVAEADESDGSFLQYHPTIAIVTNIEPDHLENYDGDFNKLKAAYVQFLSQVRQDGKAIVCADDENMQAMLPELIAGPLGHEGVLTYGIDHEAIYRATNITLGDRKASFDMTRHDQLLGRIELSVPGRHNVYNAMATVITCLQAGVSFEAIAEAIVDFRGAKRRFQVLGEVNDILVIDDYAHHPTEIQATISAAKSTGKRIVAVFQPQRYTRTFFLLEQFSRAFSEADEVLITDIYSPAGEQQIEGVHSKKLVEMIIKNSNANTSYYPTKEEALAVLTDQVKPGDLVITMGAGDIWKVADSLAKTLRGKA